A single Seriola aureovittata isolate HTS-2021-v1 ecotype China chromosome 19, ASM2101889v1, whole genome shotgun sequence DNA region contains:
- the LOC130187595 gene encoding uncharacterized protein LOC130187595 isoform X2 encodes MKVGMALPKAVGYIIFLLAIFYSLENQGYRQSLNVFLEDLMGTKASHIHAREKREAALNSSDYVVEAVINISDVDLLRTILSTLSFPIRIDNTVNITSIEATTELLDIDVVLDLNIPISIDPSNFTDLLRDILGSIQFPLAVSETLNVTGVNFTTGCYPNSTGGLQCQCEENFAWSCDKCVKYGACSDATTQTCDCINGFPTDGQFCEPITNITRCPPPTLELLDIDVVLDLNIPISTDPSNFTDRLRDILRSVRFPLAISESLNVTGVNFTTGCYPNSAGGLQCQCEENFAWSCDKCVIYGACSDATTQTCDCINGFPIDGQFCEPITNITRCPPPTLELLDIDVVLDLNIPISTDPSNFTDRLRDFLRSVQFPLAISESLNVTGINFTTGCYPNSAGGLQCQCEENFAWSCDKCVKYGACSDATTQTCDCINGFPTDGQICEPITNIPPCPTPTLELLDIDLVLDLTIPIFSEPSNFTDPLRHFLRSIQFPLAISETLNVTGVNFTTGCYPNSTGGLQCQCEENFAWSCDKCVKYGACSDATTQTCDCINGFPTDGQFCEPITNITRCPTPPPVIMTTTEMTTTTTEMTTTTTEMTTTTTEMTTTEMTTTSPSTTPIMTTPTAAPTIIERNFSNTLDIDFNVAYNEPSNGVNQNISAAIERQSKKFFSSRISSQLVSFRSGSTIADYTIRATSFQENEIANFNTGIFTDLAGTYPMIFDDPTTFNFVQPFSGERVTLTCGPPPSILGFSDKWTAEWRRDGELIREDSEHIFSRDDEKATLTVLNFFFTKNGLYECSLRERNVFRQQSNGSISSKVIPSIQVRPVRNKVKCELGKEVQLECSVNSPYTVEFEGIPSAVPGKKINHVFRLTENCANREEKFTCQVVELKDFKKEIILELSTDEFRCIDDDGFGAGNVGDKGVASCEPDEVGEKTAVCKENGNWEDVVDNCVLRVIQELFNQSQFLNNNSLPAFLDQLSNITTNFSQQVVESPANINAIVIILSNVANATSSLNIVISETVMEDLLVTAGILTTDGARDSWNTLNSRSTGNSSVTRSNIPEVQSASSSLLLSVENITRNLNDESFDIVTDAILLNKTRFTDSFSGDFNSSVEIEIPEADGGNKSITVITFSSMDNVLPARDEVNSTSNVINGRVVLVQSSGSVNNISFTFDIINDTLGNPQCVFWNFSLFDGLGGWDGEGCELVVDGNETITCNCNHLTSFSILMSPFSPDDPVLDFITYIGVGISMASLVICLIIEAVIWRKIRKNNTSYLRHVSIVNIAVSLLIANIWFIIGAAISDPKEENPPACSAATFFIHFFYLSLFFWMFASALLLLYRTVSVFDGGLSKKSLLAIGFTLGYGAPLIIAVITIAVTAPSLEYIRQNGVCWLNWYESMALLAFVIPALTIVVINLFILIVVIYKMLRRRAVRDAAQAAERHILVVIARSLAVLTPFFGLTWALGVGTMTNPENRGIHISFAFFNSLQGFFILVFGTLLDKKVRSEIAIRSQTSSGGTRSTSAGTSSTSGLGFLRNWRRGRDGYNMSSNDSGVSQSFNT; translated from the exons ATGAAAG TTGGGATGGCATTACCAAAGGCAGTAGGATACATCATTTTTCTTCTAGCTATATTCTACAGTCTGGAGAATCAGGGATACAGACAGtctctgaatgtgtttttagag GACTTGATGGGTACAAAAGCATCACACATTCATgccagagaaaaaagagagg CTGCCTTAAATTCCTCTGACTATGTAGTCGAAGCTGTAATAAACATCTCTGATGTGGACCTTCTCAGGACTATTTTGAGCACACTCTCTTTTCCTATACGGATCGACAACACTGTTAATATTACCAGCATTGAAGCCACAACAG agctgctggacaTTGATGTAGTCCTTGACTTGAACATCCCAATCTCCATCGACCCATCTAATTTCACTGACTTATTGAGGGACATTCTGGGATCTATCCAATTCCCCCTTGCCGTCTCTGAGACTTTAAATGTAACAGGTGTAAATTTCACCACAG gaTGCTACCCAAACTCAACTGGAGGTctgcagtgtcagtgtgagGAGAACTTTGCTTGGTCATGTGACAAGTGTGTCAAATACGGTGCGTGCAGTGACGCCACCACACAAACCTGTGACTGCATAAATGGATTTCCTACTGATGGACAGTTCTGTGAACCAATCACAA ATATCACTCGATGTCCACCCCCAACTCTTG agctgctggacaTTGATGTAGTCCTTGACTTGAACATCCCAATCTCCACCGATCCATCAAATTTCACTGACCGATTGAGGGACATTCTGAGATCTGTCCGATTCCCCCTTGCCATCTCTGAGAGTTTAAATGTAACAGGTGTAAATTTCACCACAG GATGCTACCCAAACTCAGCTGGAGGTctgcagtgtcagtgtgagGAGAACTTTGCTTGGTCATGTGACAAGTGTGTCATATACGGTGCGTGCAGTGACGCCACCACACAAACCTGTGACTGCATAAATGGATTTCCTATTGATGGACAGTTCTGTGAACCAATCACAA ATATCACTCGATGTCCACCCCCAACTCTTG agctgctggacaTTGATGTAGTCCTTGACTTGAACATCCCAATCTCCACCGATCCATCAAATTTCACTGACCGATTGAGGGACTTTCTGAGATCTGTCCAATTCCCCCTTGCCATCTCTGAGAGTTTAAATGTAACAGGCATAAATTTCACCACAG GATGCTACCCAAACTCAGCTGGAGGTctgcagtgtcagtgtgagGAGAACTTTGCTTGGTCATGTGACAAGTGTGTCAAATACGGTGCGTGCAGTGACGCCACCACACAAACCTGTGACTGCATAAATGGATTTCCTACTGATGGACAGATCTGTGAACCAATCACAA ATATCCCTCCATGTCCAACCCCAACTCTTG agctgctggacaTTGATTTAGTCCTTGACTTGACCATCCCAATCTTCAGCGAGCCATCAAATTTCACTGACCCACTTAGACACTTTCTGAGATCTATCCAATTCCCCCTTGCCATCTCTGAGACTTTAAATGTAACAGGTGTAAATTTCACCACAG gaTGCTACCCAAACTCAACTGGAGGTctgcagtgtcagtgtgagGAGAACTTTGCTTGGTCATGTGACAAGTGTGTCAAATACGGTGCGTGCAGTGACGCCACCACACAAACCTGCGACTGCATAAATGGATTTCCTACTGATGGACAGTTCTGTGAACCAATCACAA ATATCACTCGATGTCCAACACCACCTCCGG tgataatgacaacaacagagatgacaacaacaacaacagagatgacaacaacaacaacagagatgacaacaacaacaacggaGATGACAACAACGGAGATGACAACAACGTCGCCGTCGACAACACCAATCATGACAACACCAACAGCGGCACCAACAATAATCG AGAGGAACTTCTCGAACACCCTGGACATAGACTTTAATGTAGCGTACAATGAGCCAAGCAATGGAGTTAATCAAAACATCAGTGCTGCT ATTGAAAGACAAAGTAAGAAGTTCTTCTCAAGCCGAATATCATCACAGTTAGTAAGTTTCAG GAGTGGAAGCACCATCGCTGATTACACTATCAGAGCAACTTCTtttcaagaaaatgaaattgCTAACTTTAATACAGGGATATTTACAGACCTGGCAGGAACATACCCTATGATATTTGACG ATCCGACAACCTTTAATTTTGTTCAACCTTTTTCTGGGGAACGTGTGACCCTGACTTGTGGTCCTCCTCCATCGATTCTCGGCTTTAGTGACAAATGGACTGCAGAGTGGAGACGTGACGGCGAGTTAATACGTGAAGATAGTGAACACATCTTTTCAAGAGATGATGAAAAGGCAACTTTAACTGtgttgaatttctttttcactAAAAATG GACTTTATGAATGTAGTCTGAGAGAAAGAAACGTTTTCAGACAGCAATCGAATGGatcaatctcttccaaagtgataCCCTCGATCCAAGTAAGACCGGTAAGAAACAAGGTCAAGTGTGAGCTTGGAAAGGAAGTGCAACTGGAGTGCTCAGTCAACAGCCCCTACACTGTTGAGTTTGAAGGCATACCTTCTGCAG tACCAGGTAAAAAGATCAACCACGTGTTTCGACTTACTGAAAACTGTGCAAACAGGGAAGAGAAGTTTACTTGTCAAGTGGTAGAACTCAAGGActtcaaaaaagaaataatactGGAGCTATCCACTGATG AATTCAGATGTATAGATGATGATGGCTTCGGCGCTGGAAATGTTGGTGACAAGGGTGTAGCTTCCTGCGAACCAGATGAGGTGGGAGAAAAGACAGCAGTTTGTAAGGAAAATGGCAACTGGGAAGACGTAGTAGACAACTGTGTCCTACGAGTGATTCAGGAGCTGTTTAACCAGTCTCAG TTCTTGAATAACAATTCACTGCCAGCCTTCTTGGACCAACTCAGCAATATCACCACTAACTTCAGTCAGCAAGTGGTTGAATCTCCTGCCAACATTAACGCCATTGTTATAATACTCAGCAATGTAGCAAATGCGACATCATCTTTAAATATCGTAATATCTGAAACTGTAATGGAG GATCTCCTAGTAACTGCAGGTATCCTCACCACAGACGGGGCAAGGGATTCATGGAACACTCTGAACAGCAGATCCACTGGAAACAGCTCAGTAACAAGAAGTAACATCCCTGAAGTTCAAAGTGCCAGCTCATCATTATTGCTGTCTGTTGAGAATATAACACGTAACCTCAACGATGAGTCTTTTGATATTGTGACAGATGCCATTCTCTTGAACAAAACTAGATTCACAGACAGTTTCAGTGGCGACTTTAATTCTTCAGTGGAGATAGAAATACCAGAGGCTGACGGAGGGAATAAGTCAATCACCGTGATAACTTTTTCCTCAATGGATAACGTACTCCCGGCCAGAGACGAAGTCAATTCAACCTCCAACGTCATCAATGGGAGAGTTGTGCTCGTTCAGTCCAGCGGCAGCGTCAATAATATTTCCTTTACATTTGACATTATAAACGACACGCTGGGGAACCCGCAGTGTGTTTTCTGGAACTTCAGCCTCTTCGATGGTCTCGGAGGATGGGACGGCGAGGGCTGCGAGTTGGTAGTCGACGGAAACGAAACCATCACATGCAACTGCAACCATCTGACCTCGTTCTCTATCCTTATGTCGCCCTTCAGTCCAGATGACCCTGTGTTGGATTTTATAACCTACATTGGAGTCGGCATATCCATGGCTTCCTTGGTTATATGCCTCATCATTGAGGCTGTCATATggagaaaaataagaaagaacAACACATCGTACCTGCGTCATGTTTCCATTGTTAACATCGCTGTCTCTCTCCTGATTGCAAACATTTGGTTTATTATTGGGGCAGCAATCTCAGATCCAAAAGAGGAAAACCCCCCAGCATGCTCTGCGGCCAcctttttcatccattttttctACCTATCCCTGTTTTTCTGGATGTTTGCCTCAGCCCTGCTGTTGCTCTATCGCACAGTCAGTGTCTTCGATGGGGGTTTGTCTAAAAAGTCTTTGTTGGCTATAGGATTCACCCTTGGCTATGGGGCACCTCTCATCATTGCAGTCATAACCATAGCTGTAACTGCACCCAGCTTAGAGTACATTCGACAAAATGGGGTCTGCTGGCTCAACTGGTACGAGTCCATGGCTCTGCTGGCATTTGTTATCCCTGCACTGACGATAGTGGTGATAAACCTCTTCATCCTGATTGTGGTGATATATAAAATGTTGAGGAGAAGGGCAGTGAGGGATGCTGCACAAGCTGCTGAGAGGCATATTCTAGTGGTTATTGCAAGGAGTTTGGCTGTCCTAACACCATTTTTTGGATTAACTTGGGCTCTGGGAGTTGGAACTATGACAAACCCAGAAAATAGAGGAATCCATATTTCATTTGCCTTCTTCAATTCACTGCAG GGTTTCTTCATATTGGTGTTTGGAACATTGTTGGACAAAAAG GTGCGGTCAGAAATAGCAATCAGGTCGCAAACATCCAGCGGTGGCACAAGG AGCACCAGCGCTGGAACATCATCAACAAGTGGATTGGGCTTTTTGCGGaactggagaagaggaagag ATGGTTACAATATGTCATCTAATGACTCCGGCGTGTCTCAATCCTTCAACACCTGA